TCGAAACGCAAAGGGATGTTTGGTTTTTTGCCACAAATATTGAGGTGCGCGGCGAAAAAGACTTGCCCCTGCGCCAAGAGTTGACGCGGGGTGCACTTCGGGAAAAGGGAATAATCAAATAATGCATACCTTTGGAGCTGACCAAGTTTATGGTGTCTGTGAATTTCGCTTATGAGCCCGGTCGCCCTTTCAGGGCTTTCATAATGAATAATGCAGACTCAGGGCTTGCGCTCTTGGGTTGTTTGTGTACGCCGCGTTGCGGCTAGGGAGCTTGGACCGTGCTCTTTTCAGCCTTTACTTCAACATCAAACCCCATCCAGGGACAGCCGGCTGAATCGTGCCGGGCCGCCCCTTTGAGGTTGGGCGAACTGAATACTGAGAGCTTCTTGGCATTATTTTGTCTGTGCGAGAAAACGATCGACGTTTTCACGGGTAACGATATCAATGCCGGTATCATAGATATCCTGATCCGGCATCTTTTTGTCGACCACGATATTTCTCAGCATCTCCACGCAGCGGACTCCCATGGCGTGGGGTCGCTGTCCGATCAGGGCTTGGACCAATCCGGCCTTTACCAGCAGCAACTCTTCAGGGACCGTGTCAAAGGAGATGATCACAATATCCGAGCGTCGATTCAAGGCATTGCGGAACGTTTCAGGCCCGGCGACGGCCGCCCATCCTCCGCAGATAAACCAGGCGTTCAGGGAGGGGGTGGCCCGGGTGAGCTCCTCCATCTGATCCAAGGCACGATCTGTGGCATCATCGCAAAACAGGAGATTCACCTCCTGCCATTCAACCGCTTGTGCTTTTAATTCATCTCTGAATCCTTTAATACGTTCGTTCAGATTCAGGGCTCCCAGGGAACCGGTGAGAATGGCATGACGTCCCTGTCGGCCGGCGATTTTGATCAGCTGACGGCCCGCCGCACGGCCTGCTGCGTAATTATCCGTGCCGATGTAGCAGAGCCGTTTGCTCTTGGGCGCGTCGGAATCAAAG
The nucleotide sequence above comes from bacterium. Encoded proteins:
- a CDS encoding sugar ABC transporter substrate-binding protein; the encoded protein is MVLRIVKKFSPLLICGLFVFSCRNNERIPYFVLVPKALTNPYWIQVQDGMKEAADRFKVKAEMIGPVQAADVSAQVQIMESLVSRRVDGIAVSPNDPDGVTSVIDQAVHMGIPVITFDSDAPKSKRLCYIGTDNYAAGRAAGRQLIKIAGRQGRHAILTGSLGALNLNERIKGFRDELKAQAVEWQEVNLLFCDDATDRALDQMEELTRATPSLNAWFICGGWAAVAGPETFRNALNRRSDIVIISFDTVPEELLLVKAGLVQALIGQRPHAMGVRCVEMLRNIVVDKKMPDQDIYDTGIDIVTRENVDRFLAQTK